Below is a genomic region from Raphanus sativus cultivar WK10039 chromosome 4, ASM80110v3, whole genome shotgun sequence.
TGATGATAATcagagtttttatttttacttttaaaagcACAACATCAAATCTTGGTATCGATGAAAAAAGAATGGTGTCCTGAGACGTAAACTTTGACAATTCGGACAAAGTTACAAAGCGAAGAAGAATATCTTAGTGAAACTGGTCAAAGTAATTGCCAATCATCTTCATGCTCCTCACCAGATATCTCTGTAGATGATGCCACAGTGCTGGTTTCTGCAATTCCACGCTCACCACCTCTGTGAGATTGAGTCACTGTGAACAAAGGAGCACCGTTGGAGTCTCCTGCTAGCTTCGTTGCTCGGATACAGAAATCATCAAAATCATCTGTGTTATAACAAAGTAGCAAGTGATTTCAGCAAAACTACATAAACCGACACAGAAGCGTATCACTAGAAACCAGTACAAACCTTTGTCCCGGCAATAGAATCCAAGAGCTAGCGATGGGTCTAGTGACTCCAACGGAACATAACGAAGTGTACTGTAGATAGCAGATAAGTAGGagtaataacaaatgagaaccAAGTAGAAACAAAGAACTAAATGAGGCTAAGATTATCAATTCAACTCACTTGCAATGGTAAGACGATGTGTCAACATCTTGAGTTTCTTTGTTCACTGTCACTACCTACCAACCATTACCGATAAGAGGCTTAATCAGTGAGACCGACATGTGAGATGAAGCACATGGATGATTAATATCAGTCCCCAAACCAATTAGACAGTAGGTATATTAATGTGACAAAGACTAATAATTATATCATGAATATGGACCATCTGGATATATCTCAAACTTCGAATCAATTCATGCCAGATCAAACGTTGAgttttttctttcataattcTAAAAGGAGGAGTTATAAGGAGTGATCAGGAAAACCTGTTGAACATCGTGTGGGTCAAGGTAGAAACCTTTGTCTTCTTGAACTCCAACTATGTAAGTTGATGCACCTGGTTTGCCACCCAAAATCCCAAGGCTTTGAGGGAAACTGAAAGTGGCTATCAGAGATGGAATGTACCTGGCAACAAATTTAAAACCTTCTTCTTTCAGAAAGATCTCACTGATTGCACACAAATTCTGTTACAATCATATTCTCTCTATAGTATATAGTTTAGATTCATGCGCGTATCACTAAACACGATCATGTTTCATACCTTGGGTTCACTTTGTCAAGTCCAAGAACCAGTGGGACCAAGAGAAGAATTGAAGTCCACTCAGTTTCTCCTTTTGAATATTCCAAACAAGTTTTGGCGACATCTTCTATACAGAGAATTGGAGCTCCACCTCTCTCCCCATCTTCACTACCAGAAACGATATGAACAGCCATGGAACACGAGCGGTCTTTGACCTcagtttcttctcttttcttccgAGCTAATGATTCCCATGATCGACAAACTGCATACGGTCCTACCCATGACCCAGCAGCCAAGCCATAAGATTCTCCAGCTAGTATAAGATTATGTATCGAAAACGCTGAAGCCTCGGAATCACCAAAAAGTTCTAAGATCTCCAAGTATTCCTCTTCAGGCGGCTGCATCATCAAACCCAACAAGCTCATTATAGTATTGTAATATTTAGTGATTAAGATAAGAGGCGGAAAAACACAACTAACCTCAGATTCCCTTTTCCTCCAGGATCTTCCCAACCTTTGAATTAGCAATGCCTGTTACATATGGAACACATACCACGTTAAGAAAAATGTGTAACTTCAAGCTATAAGATAATAGCTAATCACAAAAGCAGACCTGTGCAAAGAGCATCTGGCCGCTTCTAAGCATGCAACCCCAACCCACATCACTAGTATAAGTTGTGTCTCCAATAGGCTCAAAACCTGTAAAAACAACACAATGAGTTTTCTGTAACCACTTAATAACACTAGCTTGATCTGAAGTGAATCTACAAACCTCTACGATATGTCACTAGTATTAAGGACGAAAAGTCTTGTCTGAAAGCATCCAACACACTGCCAGCATCTGCATCTGCATCTTCTGAGGATTCAGCATCTGAGATTTTGTAACAGACACCCAGTAGCCAAATCTCACTTGTAGTGCTGGGAATACCGGTCCTACTGGGCCCTAAAACACGATCTTGAAACCTCCTAATAGCCCCACTAGCCATAGAAGAAGCTGTGTTTACAATGAGTGTCCAACCGTTAAGTGTGGATTTATCACGTTTCTCATCTGCGGTTGACGAAGAACATTTTGAAGGAAGAAATCTATCACACATAGCCTTCATTCATTACCTAGAAGTAAAGACCCAAATAATGCAACATGTCTTGTctcataaaagtaaaataatccCAGAGAAACTGCAATTGagagagatttaaaaaaatgCATCAGGTTAACACTGAACATACTTAGCTCTCAAAGTTAGCTAAATCACACAAATTTAAACCACAATTTATCTCCTATACACTCTAGAATGAAGAGTTAGCtcacaaatataaaactaaagtcAAAACTGATATAAAAGCAAGCATAAACCACAAAAATACTCACAGATAATCTTCTACACTACAAAATCAGAAACAAACACAGAGCTTCAACAGGTTTATATCATCAGCACAAGAATGATCTAATGAACACAAAACGATCAAGATAGAAAAAAGGCCATAAAAGCGTCATAGCTACTCGACGTCTCCCAAGTAATTGAGATTCGAGACGAAATCATGCAATCGAAACACAAGAGACCTCTAACGCAGATTCTCATTCACGGATCTACAGTAACTACAATTCCGCAACTATACAGTAATATTATTGCCAACAGAGGCGCAAGAGTAGGAGTTCGATTAACCACACAGAGATTCCTAAGTCCGATTCGAGAAGCGAGATTTGGACACGTTTCGAATTCGTAGCAGAAGGATCACCTTGATAAGACCAATAGAATCGGTTCAGGCTGACTAGAGAAGACGGAGATAAGACTTGCGGCGAGAACGGGGCTGCGAATCAACGGAGACGACAAGTTTGAAATTGAATTGGACAAGATCGATTTCGTGTTATCATTAAGAAGGAAAATATTAGAGTTTcgtcttttctctttttttacgTAATTATCTTTTGCTTCGAATCGGGTTgataaagttatattaaaattaattaaacggTGCATCCCAGgcaataattaaatattaaattaaggaCTTATGGCTTTACATTAAGATGAACATTAGAGCTAAATAAACGTGGATGCGACTACGGACTATAACAATGCACACTGTAATAGTTTGGGCCTGTCAACTCAAGCCCATTCCATTCTAAATATTAGCGGGCTTGCATTACTCAACGAAACTACAGTTTTACCCTTTGCGCGCCACCCACCATCGCAAAACTGCCGTTCAATTTCTTCTTCGCGTCTGTTTGTTCACCCTGATGATCGCATCCCATcatctattcttcttcttcattttcaatTTTACTAGGGTTTTGATCTTTTACAGAGATCTCTCCGCCATCGAACTTGATTGTTTCTCTTATATCTCTCTTCGTCTGCGTAACTTCACCATTTGTGCTTGATTTTCACTCGAAATCTCAAAAATCAACATCAATTAAGGGATTTAATTCGAATTTATCCTATAAATCCGGTCTATTTCCATGGCTACCGACAAGAAGAAGGTTTGTTCAATCCTCGTCTTTAGTTCTGTTTAATTATTTCTCTGTTTCGTGATGTCTTTACagtttcctctgttttcttcttagGGTTCCGGTCTGAATCGAATCAAGAAAGGGTTCAAAAAGAGTGTTCGAAGAAGATTAGAGGATCTCCGGATAGAGTGAATAAGAGGATGCCTATCTTCATAAAACGCAGTATCTTTTTTTGATTCGTTACAGCTTCATGTCTATGGTTCTACTTTACAGTTTACACTACTTGTTTTCACGTGATATTGAGTTTTAAGATATCTACCTGAagaataaacttaaaaataggGTCAAAGATCATGGCATATTCTGTTCTTGCTCTTCATCTCACGGTTCTTCAACTCTCTGTGGCAGTGATTGCAGTTGTGGGTATCTGTCTCTTCTCACTGTttctgattttcttttgtttgttgtaGTTTTTATGTTCCTTGATGTTTAACTATCATTACATTTCATTTTGATAGGATGCTACTCTCAAGCTGTTCGTCTAGTTGCATCTGCAAAAGTGAATGCACCAACAGCCGTTCCAACGAAGACATATCAACAAAATGAAACTAGTTAAGGTTTGTATGGGTGACGGGTGTCACATTAGCCGAGGGCGGTCGGGCGTTACACTATGTTACAAGTTGGCTTACAAAGAATGGTCTACTTGAATATGTtagctcttctttttttttcttttgtagacAGAGAAACGTGGATATGGGATTGCAGCAGGTGAAGATATCAATCCAGGAGAGTTCATCATTGAATATGTTGGGGAAGGTGATGTTATTATTTGGTTGCATTATACATACTTGACTTACGGTACTGCTTATTAAACTGTGACATATTCACTGTAGTTATCGATGACAAAACTTGTGAAGAAAGGCTCTTGAAGATGAAGCATAAGGTCGAGACAAACTTCTACTTGTGTCAGATAAACTGGAGCATGGTGATTGATTCTACTTATAAGGGAAATAAATCAAGATACTTCAATCATAGCTGCAATTCTAAATTCCTAATACAGAAATGCAGAAATGGTTTGTTTAACTTATTAAGTAATCATCCATCTTTTCACTTTTTCTTCTGATCCaagtaacatttttttttctgtatttcTTAGGATAATTGATGGAGAGACAAGAATTGGCATCTTTTCCATACGTTACATAACCAAAGGAGAGCACTTGACCTATGACTACCAGTAAGAACATTTCCTTGATTGAATTAACTTCATAGTATAGTGTTTGGTTGTGACTTGTGACACTAATAAATATAGCAGGTTTGTTCAGTTTGGTGCAGATCAAGATTGCTACTGTGGTGCAGCATGTTGTAGGAAAATGCTAGGTTCAGACGCTAGTAAAGCTGAGAACATACCTGCATGTAAAGTAGTGACCTGGAAACCACCCAAGATAAGAttgaaaattaaactatatgatGAAAAAGCTTACATAGTAATGGGTATTGTTGAATAGATTTGAGTTTATCCCTCGggattatttttgtaacaattaCAAACTTGATGTTACTTCATTCATGTTCAACACACGTTTAAGGTTTATTAAAAGGATTCAAAGCTGTGATAACGATGAGAAAAGGAACCAAGTATGCAATCTCAAGAACAGAGTATATAAGAAAAAAGGAACAGAGCAAGAAACAGAGGATCTGAATCAGTAATCATCTCCCTTGGAAACAACTTCTTTGCAAGTAGGTCGCAGTAAAATGGTGTGTTTAAACTGTGATACATAGCTTCCCTTCACATCACACAGAGGAGGATACGGCTGAAATAAGAAAGACAAAGAGAACAAGATTATAAGCATTTCTTCTCCTCAGGATCATTAAGACTAGTATTGTGATTGATCATTTACCTGAACAATCCCAGCGTCACACAGATTCTTTAAAGCCATTAAGTATTTGGTTTCACCAATGCGGTCCAAATAACGTCTGCAGAAGGCTAGAGTGGAGAAGTTGTTGTTGATAGTTGCAAGTAGTTGTTTTGCTCTAGGCAGCCTTAAGGGGACATGGCGAGAGTCAAAGTTCTTCATGTAATGACTACATTCCAAGTCTTCTCTCACAAATCCTTTCCCTGCAACAGAATCACAAAACAGATGATCAATCATATTGGTAAATCCCAAAGATTGcagtgacttttttttttttttaacttaccAGTTGATCCAAATGTTTCAATGGCATAGAATTCACCCTCTTCCATCTTTGTCTGGTCACCTCCTTTGACTATTGGAACTGATTTGCCAGCATGTATCTGATAAGGTCCAATGCTATGTCCATTCAAGTTCCTGATACTTTTAACTGCCAAAAAGTACAAAACAGGTTAGGGTTTATTCCATCAGGCATCAGATAGTGGTTGCTAGATTTGAAATTGGATGTTCAATAGTACCTGGGAACACTTTTCCATTGATTTCAACCTCATAAGATTCCATCACCTCCTGAATTGCAGCACCAATGTCGCAGAGACGAACATCTATTCCAGCTTCCTGAACCAGGCAAGAAACATACGAGTTAAGATTGATAACTATGTGGTTTCTAACAAGTCAGCCCCTAAACGAGAATCACTTCTAAGCAAGATGCTTCATCCTACTACTAGTAGTGCATTcgtatagcaaaaaaaaaaaagaagaattagCACCTTGATACCGGTATAAGTAGCTTCACGGGAGGCTGCTAAGAGAGGATCATACATAGGATTGAACGCAACTGTAAATGCAGAGTCAACAATATGTCCTGCAAATAAACAAGAAGATATGTTAATTTCAATATGAGGAAATTAACATAAGGAAATTTGCTGTCATATACCATCAATATGTGTTCCAAAATCCAGTTTCATAACATCGTCGTATTGAAGGACAGTCTTGTCTCCGGAGTTTGGTGTCCAATGAGCAGCAACCCTGGGAGTTAAAAAAAAGGCATGAGAGAATGAACATGAGTACTTAAAAAGAATAGTGAATTGTTGATAAGAAGAGAAAGTTGAAACCAACCAGTTCAAAGAGCATCCTGTAGGGAAAGGAATACCAGCTTTCAGACCATTCTCTGATATAAGCTTACGAACAGTATCCTCAAGTGTCTCGCATATATCAGTCATCAACATTCCAGGCTTCACTATGCTTCTTACATATTTTCTAACCTGAAAAAATtagcaaataaataaattaataaaagtaataatCAATGGTAATTTAATCTGAAAAGAAAGTCAACCTGGCGATGAACTTCTGCAGCCTGGCGTACAGAGTTGTATATAGGTTTCTCCAAACGCTCcaactctctcttctcttcagaTGTTGTTCTCCACAAATTGCTACATTACTCAGATCAATACCATAGTGTCATGACAAGACAACAGATGAAAAAAGACAAAAGCTATATCAAACTTACTCATCCTTGTACTGTTGGATTTCACCTTCTGGAAACTCTCCAGATGGGAAAAGCTTAACTACAGGGATTGTAGGTGGATCCGTCTGTTGGATCTTCTTCCTGCAAACATAATCGAAACCATCACTAAATCAAACACCAAACCaaacaaactgaaaaaaaaagacagaacaaAAACAA
It encodes:
- the LOC108848992 gene encoding cysteine protease ATG4b isoform X1, which encodes MKAMCDRFLPSKCSSSTADEKRDKSTLNGWTLIVNTASSMASGAIRRFQDRVLGPSRTGIPSTTSEIWLLGVCYKISDAESSEDADADAGSVLDAFRQDFSSLILVTYRRGFEPIGDTTYTSDVGWGCMLRSGQMLFAQALLIQRLGRSWRKRESEPPEEEYLEILELFGDSEASAFSIHNLILAGESYGLAAGSWVGPYAVCRSWESLARKKREETEVKDRSCSMAVHIVSGSEDGERGGAPILCIEDVAKTCLEYSKGETEWTSILLLVPLVLGLDKVNPRYIPSLIATFSFPQSLGILGGKPGASTYIVGVQEDKGFYLDPHDVQQVVTVNKETQDVDTSSYHCNTLRYVPLESLDPSLALGFYCRDKDDFDDFCIRATKLAGDSNGAPLFTVTQSHRGGERGIAETSTVASSTEISGEEHEDDWQLL
- the LOC108852617 gene encoding methionine aminopeptidase 2B-like, yielding MASEIPEVVVAPMENGGAESSSSYSKGKEEEQLESELSKKLEITEDAVEENEEDAEEDGSKGEKSTKKKKKKKKSKSKKKIQQTDPPTIPVVKLFPSGEFPEGEIQQYKDDNLWRTTSEEKRELERLEKPIYNSVRQAAEVHRQVRKYVRSIVKPGMLMTDICETLEDTVRKLISENGLKAGIPFPTGCSLNWVAAHWTPNSGDKTVLQYDDVMKLDFGTHIDGHIVDSAFTVAFNPMYDPLLAASREATYTGIKEAGIDVRLCDIGAAIQEVMESYEVEINGKVFPVKSIRNLNGHSIGPYQIHAGKSVPIVKGGDQTKMEEGEFYAIETFGSTGKGFVREDLECSHYMKNFDSRHVPLRLPRAKQLLATINNNFSTLAFCRRYLDRIGETKYLMALKNLCDAGIVQPYPPLCDVKGSYVSQFKHTILLRPTCKEVVSKGDDY
- the LOC108848992 gene encoding cysteine protease ATG4b isoform X2 — its product is MASGAIRRFQDRVLGPSRTGIPSTTSEIWLLGVCYKISDAESSEDADADAGSVLDAFRQDFSSLILVTYRRGFEPIGDTTYTSDVGWGCMLRSGQMLFAQALLIQRLGRSWRKRESEPPEEEYLEILELFGDSEASAFSIHNLILAGESYGLAAGSWVGPYAVCRSWESLARKKREETEVKDRSCSMAVHIVSGSEDGERGGAPILCIEDVAKTCLEYSKGETEWTSILLLVPLVLGLDKVNPRYIPSLIATFSFPQSLGILGGKPGASTYIVGVQEDKGFYLDPHDVQQVVTVNKETQDVDTSSYHCNTLRYVPLESLDPSLALGFYCRDKDDFDDFCIRATKLAGDSNGAPLFTVTQSHRGGERGIAETSTVASSTEISGEEHEDDWQLL